A single genomic interval of Trichosurus vulpecula isolate mTriVul1 chromosome 6, mTriVul1.pri, whole genome shotgun sequence harbors:
- the PKP3 gene encoding plakophilin-3 encodes MQDSNFLLSALQPEAGVCSLALPSDLQLDQKNKEAMEAERERLKVARVQEQVRARMLQLGQPSRINGSLASTLMDSATSTGVSRGQYHTMQSGAGFSSRSQGMSMDKASTFRPISKPAYGTTAWSSRSAVDLSCSRRLSSVHNGGTSYGSTGYMGAQPAVPAAPRPVSYHDRGGPGPRADYDTLSLRSLRLVGGPPGGLDDRYSVVSEQLEPPGGASYRAFNYERQLSSASSRAGGLDWSEAADGAPGRTIRAPAMRTLQRFQSSHRSRGTASVGTGGGLEHVARAPSVRSLSLSLADSGHLPDVRGLDSYGGHRTLQRLSSGFDDIDLPSAVKYLMASDPNLQVLGAAYIQHKCYSDAAAKKQARSLQAVPKLVKLFNHANQEVQRHATGATRNLIYDNADNKLALVEENGIFELLRTLREQDDELRKNVTGILWNLSSSDHLKDRLARDTLEQLTDLVLSPLSGSGGPPLIQQNASEAEIFYNATGFLRNLSSASQATRQRMRECHGLVDALVTYIHHALDVGKCEDKSVENAVCVLRNLSYRLYDEMPPSALQRLEGRGRGEAGAGRPGEVVGCFTPQSRKLRELPLATDALTFAEVSKDPKGLEWLWSPQIVGLYNRLLQRCELNKHTTEAAAGALQNITAGDRRWAGVLSRLALEQERILNPLLDRVRTADHHQLRSLTGLIRNLSRNARNKDEMSTKVVSHLIEKLPGSVGEKPPPADVLVNIIAVLNNLVVASPIAARDLLYFDGLRKLIYIKKKRDGPDSEKSSRAASSLLANMWQYSKLHRDFRAKGYRKEDFLGP; translated from the exons GTGTCTCCAGAGGTCAATACCACACAATGCAGTCTGGTGCTGGCTTCAGCTCTCGATCCCAGGGCATGAGCATGGACAAGGCCTCG ACTTTCCGGCCCATCTCCAAGCCAGCATATGGGACCACAGCCTGGTCCTCACGCTCTGCTGTGGACCTAAGCTGCAGCCGGAGGTTGAGCTCTGTGCACAATGGGGGCACCTCCTACGGGTCCACAGGCTACATGGGGGCCCAGCCTGCAGTCCCAGCAGCACCCCGGCCTGTCTCCTACCATGACCGTGGGGGCCCCGGCCCCAGGGCTGACTATGACACTCTGAGCCTGCGTTCTCTGCGCCTGGTGGGGGGGCCCCCCGGAGGTCTGGATGACCGCTACAGTGTGGTGTCTGAGCAGCTCGAGCCTCCAGGAGGGGCTTCCTATAGGGCCTTCAATTATGAGCGACAGCTGAGCTCAGCCTCCAGCCGTGCAGGGGGACTGGACTGGTCTGAAGCCGCAGATGGAGCCCCTGGCCGGACCATCCGAGCCCCAGCCATGCGGACCCTGCAGCGTTTCCAGAGCAGCCACCGCAGCCGGGGGACAGCCTCGGTGGGAACTGGTGGAGGCCTGGAGCATGTGGCCCGAGCCCCCTCAGTCCGCAGCCTCAGCCTCAGTCTGGCTGACTCTGGACACCTGCCTGATGTGCGGGGCCTGGACAGCTATGGGGGTCACCGCACTCTACAACGTCTCAGCAGCGG CTTTGATGACATTGACCTTCCCTCAGCTGTGAAGTACCTCATGGCCTCAGACCCCAACCTGCAGGTGCTGGGAGCTGCCTACATCCAGCATAAGTGTTACAGCGATGCAGCAGCCAAGAAACAG GCCCGCAGCCTCCAGGCTGTGCCAAAACTGGTGAAACTCTTCAACCACGCCAACCAGGAGGTCCAGAGGCATGCGACAGGGGCCACAAGGAACCTCATCTATGACAATGCTGACAACAAGCTGGCCCTGGTGGAGGAGAATGGCATCTTTGAGCTGCTGAGGACGCTACGGGAACAGGACGATGAGCTGCGCAAGAATGTCACGG GAATTCTGTGGAACCTGTCATCTAGTGACCACCTAAAGGACCGCCTGGCCCGAGATACCCTGGAGCAGCTGACGGACCTGGTGCTGAGCCCCCTCTCAGGCTCCGGGGGGCCTCCCCTTATTCAGCAGAatgcctctgaggctgagatctTCTATAACGCCACAGGCTTCCTCAG GAACCTGAGTTCAGCCTCCCAGGCCACACGGCAGAGGATGCGAGAGTGCCATGGCCTGGTGGATGCCCTGGTCACCTACATCCACCACGCCCTGGACGTGGGCAAGTGTGAGGACAAG AGCGTGGAGAATGCTGTGTGTGTGCTCAGAAACCTCTCCTACCGCCTGTATGACGAGATGCCACCATCAGCACTCCAGAGGCTAGAGGGCCGAGGCCGTGGGGAAGCTGGGGCCGGGAGGCCCGGGGAGGTTGTTGGCTGCTTCACACCCCAGAGCAGGAAGCTGCGGGAG CTGCCCCTGGCGACAGATGCATTGACTTTTGCTGAGGTGTCCAAGGATCCCAAGGGGCTGGAGTGGCTCTGGAGCCCCCAGATTGTGGGTCTCTACAACCGACTCCTTCAACGGTGTGAGCTGAACAAACACACGACAGAGGCTGCTGCCGGAGCCCTGCAGAACATCACTGCTGGGGACCGAAGG TGGGCAGGCGTGCTGAGCCGCCTAGCCCTGGAGCAGGAACGCATCTTAAATCCCTTGTTGGACCGAGTACGGACAGCTGACCATCACCAGCTGCGCTCCCTCACTGGCCTCATCCGGAATCTGTCACGGAATGCCCGGAACAAGGATGAGATGT CCACCAAGGTAGTCAGTCATCTGATTGAGAAACTGCCAGGGAGTGTTGGGGAAAAGCCGCCTCCGGCAGACGTGCTGGTCAACATCATAGCAGTGCTTAACAACTTGGTGGTGGCCAGTCCCATAGCTGCCCGAGACCTCCTCTACTTTGACGGCCTTCGAAAGCTCATCTACATCAAGAAAAAGCGGGACGG GCCTGACAGCGAGAAGTCCTCTCGGGCAGCCTCTAGCCTTTTGGCCAACATGTGGCAGTACAGCAAACTCCACCGGGATTTCCGGGCG AAAGGCTATCGGAAGGAGGATTTCCTGGGTCCATAA